From a region of the Paraburkholderia hospita genome:
- the iscX gene encoding Fe-S cluster assembly protein IscX — translation MKWTDTQDIAMALTDKHPEIDPQQVRFTDLHRWVMELDGFDDDPNRSNEKILEAIQAAWIEDADY, via the coding sequence ATGAAGTGGACCGACACGCAAGATATCGCGATGGCCTTGACCGACAAGCACCCCGAGATCGATCCGCAACAGGTGCGGTTCACCGATCTACACCGTTGGGTGATGGAACTGGACGGTTTCGACGACGATCCGAATCGCTCGAACGAAAAGATCCTTGAGGCGATTCAGGCGGCATGGATCGAAGACGCGGATTACTGA
- a CDS encoding low molecular weight protein-tyrosine-phosphatase: MKTVAICFVCLGNICRSPTAEGVMRHLLADAKLADHVIVDSAGTGDWHIGEAPDDRAQRAAKNRGYDLSIFRGRQITAVDFERFDLIIAMDDKNVAALRQICPAEQRDKIRLLMEFATDADAPDASGAEKRAPGFDAREVVDPYFGGGEGFEIVLDQCEAACRGLIAVLRPQLTP; this comes from the coding sequence ATGAAAACCGTCGCCATCTGCTTCGTGTGCCTTGGGAACATTTGCCGTTCCCCGACTGCGGAAGGCGTCATGCGGCACCTGCTGGCAGACGCGAAGCTTGCGGATCACGTGATCGTGGATTCTGCGGGTACGGGTGACTGGCACATTGGCGAAGCGCCGGACGACCGCGCGCAGCGCGCCGCAAAAAATCGCGGTTACGATTTGTCGATATTTCGCGGCCGTCAGATCACCGCCGTCGATTTCGAGCGCTTCGATCTGATCATTGCGATGGACGACAAAAACGTCGCCGCGCTCAGACAAATCTGTCCGGCGGAACAGCGCGACAAGATTCGTCTGCTGATGGAATTTGCGACTGACGCGGACGCGCCGGACGCAAGCGGCGCGGAAAAACGCGCGCCAGGTTTCGATGCACGCGAAGTCGTCGATCCGTACTTCGGCGGCGGCGAGGGCTTCGAAATCGTGCTGGACCAGTGCGAAGCCGCCTGCCGTGGACTGATCGCGGTGCTGCGGCCCCAATTGACCCCGTAG
- the fdx gene encoding ISC system 2Fe-2S type ferredoxin, protein MPQIVVLPHVELCPDGAVIDAVPGKSICDNLLEHGIEIEHACEKSCACTTCHVIVREGFNVLTPSEEDEDDLLDKAWGLERESRLSCQALMPEGDDLVVEIPRYSINHAKENH, encoded by the coding sequence ATGCCTCAAATCGTTGTGCTGCCTCACGTCGAACTGTGTCCAGACGGCGCGGTCATCGACGCCGTGCCGGGCAAGAGCATCTGCGACAATCTGCTCGAACACGGCATCGAAATCGAGCACGCATGCGAGAAGTCTTGCGCGTGCACGACCTGTCACGTGATCGTCCGTGAGGGTTTCAACGTGCTGACGCCGTCGGAAGAAGACGAGGACGATCTGCTCGACAAGGCATGGGGTCTCGAACGCGAATCGCGGTTGTCGTGCCAGGCGCTCATGCCTGAAGGCGACGATCTCGTGGTCGAGATTCCGCGTTATTCGATCAACCACGCGAAGGAAAATCACTAA
- a CDS encoding LutB/LldF family L-lactate oxidation iron-sulfur protein, producing MQVQTMQFKARAGQKLADQRLQQNLTKLSTKFVSARASAMLAIDFPATRAALKERRNRALENLDVWLETFEREATRRGVTVLFAETTQDAAKLVADIARKHDVKKVIKTKSMVSEEMRLNEVLGQMGVQSIETDLGEYILQINDNEPPSHIIAPVVHKDKEEIADLFAKTHQKPRLTEIPEMTREAREVLRPHFMTADMGVTGGNFVIAETGSVALVTNEGNEGMCTVMPRVHVAVTGIEKVLPTLEDLATAMRLLPRSATGQDVSNYFSVLTGPRRAGDQDGPEHMYVVLVDGGRTGLIGGDFQEMLRCIRCGACMNHCPVYQKVGGHTYGWVYPGPMGSVLTPSYVGIEKALDLPQAATLCGECNSVCPVGIPLSDLLRKLRERQVERHLRPWQERYGLAVWGYLAMHPTAYRLFTKVAVRILEKMGGNRKSIAKLPLGGGWTDTREMPAPVGRTFRELYAASKTHIG from the coding sequence ATGCAAGTCCAAACGATGCAGTTCAAGGCGCGCGCGGGCCAGAAGCTCGCCGACCAGCGCCTTCAGCAAAACCTGACCAAGCTGTCGACGAAATTCGTGTCGGCGCGCGCGTCGGCGATGCTGGCGATCGATTTCCCGGCCACGCGCGCCGCGCTCAAGGAGCGCCGCAACCGCGCACTGGAGAACCTCGACGTCTGGCTCGAGACCTTCGAGCGCGAGGCGACGCGGCGCGGCGTCACAGTGCTGTTCGCCGAGACGACGCAAGACGCAGCGAAGCTCGTCGCCGATATCGCGCGCAAGCACGACGTGAAGAAGGTGATCAAGACGAAGTCGATGGTGTCCGAGGAAATGCGCCTGAACGAGGTACTCGGGCAAATGGGTGTGCAGTCGATCGAAACCGACCTCGGCGAATACATCCTGCAGATCAACGACAACGAGCCGCCGAGCCACATCATCGCGCCCGTCGTCCACAAGGACAAGGAAGAGATCGCTGATCTCTTTGCGAAGACCCACCAGAAGCCGCGTCTGACTGAGATTCCCGAGATGACGCGCGAGGCGCGCGAGGTGCTGCGCCCGCACTTCATGACGGCCGACATGGGTGTGACGGGCGGCAACTTCGTGATCGCGGAGACAGGCTCGGTCGCGCTCGTGACCAACGAGGGCAACGAAGGCATGTGCACGGTGATGCCACGCGTGCACGTCGCGGTGACAGGCATCGAAAAGGTACTGCCGACGCTCGAGGATCTCGCGACGGCCATGCGTCTGTTGCCGCGCTCGGCGACGGGGCAGGACGTTTCGAACTATTTCTCCGTGCTGACGGGGCCGCGACGCGCAGGCGACCAGGACGGGCCGGAACATATGTACGTGGTGCTCGTCGATGGCGGGCGCACCGGGCTGATCGGCGGCGACTTTCAGGAGATGCTGCGCTGTATCCGCTGCGGCGCGTGCATGAACCATTGCCCTGTGTATCAGAAGGTCGGCGGACACACGTATGGCTGGGTGTATCCGGGGCCGATGGGCTCGGTGCTGACGCCGAGCTATGTCGGCATCGAAAAAGCGCTCGATCTGCCGCAGGCCGCGACGCTATGCGGTGAATGCAATAGCGTGTGCCCGGTCGGCATTCCGCTGTCGGATTTGTTGCGCAAGCTGCGCGAGCGCCAGGTGGAGCGGCATCTGCGGCCGTGGCAGGAGCGCTACGGGCTCGCCGTCTGGGGCTATCTGGCGATGCATCCGACGGCGTACAGGCTCTTCACGAAGGTCGCGGTGCGGATTCTCGAGAAAATGGGCGGCAACCGGAAGTCGATCGCGAAGCTGCCGCTTGGCGGGGGCTGGACCGACACGCGCGAAATGCCCGCGCCTGTCGGGCGGACCTTCCGCGAGCTATACGCCGCGAGCAAGACCCATATCGGGTAG
- the iscR gene encoding Fe-S cluster assembly transcriptional regulator IscR — MRLTTKGRFAVTAMIDLALRQEQGPVTLAGISQRQHISLSYLEQLFGKLRRHEIVESVRGPGGGYNLARRAEDVTVADIIIAVDEPLDATQCGGKGSCEGTKHHDGHCMTHELWSTLNQKMVEYLDSVSLKDLVDQQRSREGSTAVLRDRRTEAPAVEPRAVPKGPNSVFNMAG, encoded by the coding sequence ATGAGACTCACCACGAAAGGCCGTTTCGCCGTCACGGCGATGATCGACCTGGCATTGCGCCAGGAGCAGGGCCCGGTGACGCTTGCGGGTATCAGCCAGCGCCAACACATCTCCCTGTCCTACCTCGAGCAGCTGTTTGGCAAGCTGCGCCGTCACGAGATCGTCGAATCCGTGCGCGGGCCGGGCGGCGGCTACAACCTCGCGCGCCGCGCGGAGGATGTGACGGTCGCGGACATCATTATCGCCGTCGACGAACCGCTCGATGCCACCCAATGCGGCGGCAAGGGTTCGTGCGAGGGCACGAAGCATCACGACGGCCATTGCATGACGCATGAACTGTGGTCGACGCTGAACCAGAAGATGGTCGAGTATCTCGACTCCGTTTCCCTGAAAGACCTGGTCGACCAGCAGCGCTCGCGCGAAGGTTCGACGGCGGTGCTGCGCGACCGGCGTACCGAAGCGCCCGCCGTGGAGCCGCGCGCGGTGCCGAAAGGGCCGAATTCCGTTTTCAACATGGCCGGCTGA
- a CDS encoding (Fe-S)-binding protein: MRVGFFVTCLIDLMRPEIGFSAIKLIERAGYEVFVPPAQTCCGQPAYNSGDRRIARDLAEKTLREFEQYDYVVVPSGSCGGMIRAHYGDLFANDPELMGRFARLRPKVYELTDFLATVAKVELTPGDFQGPVTYHDSCSGLRELGVKQQPRALLAQAGVAVTEMKDCEHCCGFGGTFAVKFGDISTAIVDEKCANIQASGTQAVVLGDLGCMLNIEGRLRRTGDTTTRVLHIAQVLAGDA, from the coding sequence ATGCGAGTCGGTTTTTTCGTCACCTGCCTGATCGATCTGATGCGCCCCGAAATCGGCTTCTCCGCGATCAAGCTGATCGAGCGCGCGGGCTATGAAGTGTTCGTGCCACCGGCGCAAACGTGCTGCGGACAGCCGGCCTACAACTCCGGCGACAGGCGCATCGCGCGTGATCTCGCGGAAAAGACGTTGCGCGAGTTCGAGCAATACGATTACGTGGTCGTGCCGTCCGGCTCATGCGGCGGGATGATTCGCGCGCATTACGGCGATCTGTTCGCCAACGATCCCGAACTGATGGGACGCTTCGCGCGGCTGCGTCCCAAGGTCTACGAACTGACGGATTTTCTTGCCACCGTCGCGAAGGTCGAGCTGACGCCGGGCGATTTCCAGGGGCCGGTGACGTATCACGACTCCTGTTCCGGGCTGCGCGAGCTGGGCGTCAAGCAGCAGCCGCGCGCGTTGCTCGCGCAGGCTGGCGTCGCCGTGACTGAGATGAAGGACTGCGAGCATTGCTGCGGCTTCGGCGGTACGTTTGCGGTGAAGTTCGGCGATATCTCGACGGCGATCGTCGACGAGAAGTGCGCCAATATTCAGGCGAGCGGCACGCAAGCCGTCGTGCTGGGCGACCTCGGCTGCATGCTGAATATCGAAGGGCGCCTGCGGCGCACGGGCGATACGACGACGCGCGTGCTCCACATCGCGCAGGTTCTGGCAGGCGACGCCTGA
- a CDS encoding IscS subfamily cysteine desulfurase has product MNNDIPHLPIYMDYSATTPVDPRVVDKMIPYLREQFGNPASRSHAYGWDAERAVEEARENVAALVNADPREIIWTSGATESDNLAIKGAAHFYKGKGKHIITVKTEHKAVLDTTRELEREGYEVTYLDVKDDGLIDLDVFRAALRPDTILVSVMHVNNEIGVVQDIETIGEICREKGIIFHVDAAQSTGKVEIDLQKLKVDLMSFSAHKTYGPKGIGALYVRRKPRVRIEAQMHGGGHERGMRSGTLATHQIVGMGEAFRIAREEMATENERVRALRDKLLRGLKEIEETYVNGDMEKRVAHNLNISFNFVEGESLIMAVKDVAVSSGSACTSASLEPSYVLRALGRNDELAHSSIRFTVGRFTTEQDVDYVINLLKSKIAKLRDLSPLWEMHKDGIDISTIQWAAH; this is encoded by the coding sequence ATGAACAACGACATTCCCCACCTGCCCATTTACATGGACTACAGCGCGACGACACCCGTCGATCCGCGCGTGGTGGACAAGATGATTCCGTACCTGCGCGAGCAGTTCGGCAACCCGGCATCGCGCAGCCACGCATACGGCTGGGACGCGGAACGTGCCGTCGAGGAAGCGCGCGAGAACGTCGCGGCGCTCGTCAACGCCGACCCGCGCGAAATCATCTGGACGTCGGGCGCGACGGAATCGGACAACCTCGCAATCAAGGGTGCTGCGCACTTCTACAAGGGCAAGGGCAAGCACATCATCACCGTGAAGACCGAGCACAAGGCTGTGCTCGACACCACGCGTGAGCTGGAGCGCGAAGGCTACGAAGTCACGTATCTGGATGTGAAGGACGACGGTCTGATCGACCTCGACGTGTTCAGGGCCGCGCTGCGTCCGGACACGATCCTCGTTTCCGTGATGCACGTGAACAACGAGATCGGCGTCGTCCAGGACATCGAGACGATCGGCGAGATTTGCCGCGAGAAGGGCATCATTTTCCACGTCGACGCGGCGCAATCGACGGGCAAGGTCGAAATCGACCTGCAGAAGCTGAAGGTCGACCTGATGTCGTTCTCGGCGCACAAGACATACGGCCCGAAGGGCATCGGCGCGCTGTACGTGCGCCGCAAGCCGCGCGTGCGCATCGAAGCGCAGATGCACGGCGGCGGCCACGAGCGCGGTATGCGCTCGGGCACGCTGGCGACGCACCAGATCGTCGGCATGGGTGAAGCGTTCCGTATCGCGCGCGAAGAAATGGCGACGGAAAACGAACGCGTCCGCGCGCTGCGCGACAAGTTGCTGCGCGGCCTGAAAGAGATCGAAGAAACGTATGTGAATGGCGACATGGAAAAGCGTGTCGCGCACAACCTGAACATCAGCTTCAACTTCGTCGAAGGCGAGTCGCTGATCATGGCGGTGAAGGACGTGGCCGTGTCGTCGGGCTCGGCTTGCACGTCGGCATCGCTGGAGCCGTCATACGTGCTGCGCGCGCTCGGCCGCAACGACGAACTGGCGCACAGCTCGATCCGCTTCACGGTGGGCCGCTTCACGACGGAGCAGGACGTCGATTACGTCATCAACCTGCTGAAGAGCAAGATTGCGAAGCTGCGCGATCTGTCGCCGCTGTGGGAAATGCACAAGGACGGCATCGATATTTCGACGATTCAATGGGCCGCGCACTAA
- the hscA gene encoding Fe-S protein assembly chaperone HscA: MALLQISEPGMAPAPHQRRLAVGIDLGTTNSLVAAVRSGVPDVLPDDEGHYLLPSVVRYLEKGGRRIGRTAKAEAATDPRNTIVSVKRFMGRGKSEVEHAENAPYDFVDAPGMVQIRTIDGVKSPVEVSAEILATLRYRAEDTLGDELVGAVITVPAYFDEAQRQATKDAARLAGLNVLRLLNEPTAAAIAYGLDNGAEGLYAVYDLGGGTFDLSVLKLTKGVFEVLAAGGDSALGGDDFDHALYRHVLEKANVPAQSLTPEDVRLLLDTVRVAKETLSSAPSAPIQVTLASGAKIDVTVDEAAFETITQALVQRTLGPTKKALRDAKLTAADIDGVVLVGGATRMPVIRRAVENFFGQPPLTNLDPDQVVALGAAIQADLLAGNRGADGDDWLLLDVIPLSLGVETMGGLAEKIIPRNSTIPVARAQEFTTFKDGQTAMAIHVVQGERELVSDCRSLARFELRGIPPMAAGAARIRVTYQVDADGLLSVFAREQHSGVEASVIVKPSYGLADDDVARMLEDSFKTAEVDMRARALREAQVEAQRLVEATEAALAADGELLDADERVTLEGLVAALRAIAPGDDTDAIETATKTLAEGTDEFAARRMNKSIRRALAGRKLDEI; encoded by the coding sequence ATGGCTTTACTGCAAATTTCTGAACCCGGCATGGCGCCCGCGCCGCATCAGCGGCGTCTCGCGGTCGGCATCGACCTTGGCACGACCAACTCTCTCGTCGCGGCGGTGCGCAGCGGCGTGCCCGACGTATTGCCCGACGACGAAGGCCACTATCTGCTGCCGTCCGTCGTGCGATATCTGGAGAAGGGCGGCCGGCGCATCGGCCGCACGGCGAAAGCGGAAGCCGCCACCGATCCGCGCAATACGATCGTCTCGGTCAAGCGCTTCATGGGGCGCGGCAAGAGCGAAGTCGAGCACGCGGAAAACGCGCCGTACGATTTCGTCGACGCGCCGGGCATGGTGCAGATCCGCACCATCGACGGCGTGAAGAGTCCCGTCGAAGTGTCCGCCGAAATTCTCGCGACGCTGCGCTATCGCGCGGAAGACACGCTCGGCGACGAGCTGGTCGGCGCGGTGATCACCGTGCCCGCCTATTTCGACGAAGCGCAGCGCCAGGCGACCAAGGATGCCGCGCGTCTCGCCGGCCTGAACGTGCTGCGCTTGCTGAACGAGCCGACGGCGGCCGCGATCGCCTACGGTCTCGATAACGGCGCGGAAGGTCTGTACGCGGTGTACGACCTCGGCGGCGGCACGTTCGATCTGTCCGTTTTGAAGCTCACGAAGGGCGTTTTCGAAGTGCTCGCGGCGGGCGGCGATTCGGCGCTCGGCGGCGACGACTTCGATCACGCGCTGTATCGTCATGTGCTGGAGAAGGCGAACGTTCCGGCGCAGTCGCTGACACCGGAAGACGTGCGCCTGTTGCTCGACACCGTGCGTGTCGCGAAAGAAACGCTGTCGTCGGCGCCGAGCGCTCCGATCCAGGTAACGCTCGCAAGCGGCGCAAAGATCGATGTCACCGTCGACGAAGCGGCGTTCGAAACGATCACGCAGGCGCTCGTGCAGCGCACGCTCGGCCCGACGAAAAAGGCGCTGCGCGACGCGAAGCTGACGGCGGCCGATATCGACGGCGTCGTGCTCGTCGGCGGCGCGACGCGCATGCCGGTGATACGCCGCGCGGTCGAAAACTTTTTCGGCCAGCCGCCGCTGACCAATCTCGATCCAGATCAGGTCGTCGCGCTCGGCGCGGCGATCCAGGCCGACCTGCTCGCGGGCAACCGCGGCGCCGACGGCGACGACTGGCTGCTGCTCGACGTGATTCCGCTGTCGCTCGGCGTCGAAACGATGGGCGGCCTCGCCGAGAAGATCATCCCGCGCAACTCGACCATTCCCGTCGCACGCGCGCAGGAATTCACGACCTTCAAGGACGGCCAGACGGCGATGGCGATTCACGTCGTCCAGGGCGAGCGCGAACTCGTGTCCGATTGCCGTTCGCTCGCGCGCTTCGAGTTGCGCGGCATTCCGCCGATGGCGGCGGGCGCGGCGCGCATCCGCGTCACCTATCAGGTCGATGCGGACGGTCTGTTGTCCGTGTTTGCGCGCGAGCAGCATTCGGGCGTGGAGGCATCGGTGATCGTGAAGCCGTCGTATGGGCTCGCCGACGACGACGTCGCGCGCATGCTCGAAGACAGCTTCAAGACGGCGGAAGTCGATATGCGCGCGCGGGCGTTGCGCGAGGCGCAGGTCGAAGCGCAGCGTCTGGTCGAAGCGACGGAAGCGGCGCTTGCGGCCGACGGCGAACTGCTCGACGCCGACGAGCGTGTCACGCTCGAAGGTCTGGTCGCCGCGCTGCGTGCGATCGCGCCGGGCGACGATACCGACGCGATCGAAACGGCGACGAAGACGCTCGCCGAAGGCACCGACGAATTCGCCGCGCGCCGGATGAACAAGAGCATTCGCCGCGCGCTCGCGGGCCGCAAGCTCGACGAGATCTGA
- the hscB gene encoding Fe-S protein assembly co-chaperone HscB produces the protein MASLNDSHFELFNLPEQFALDASALDHAYRTVQAQVHPDRFAAAGDAQKRIAMQWATRTNEAYQTLRDPLKRARYLLTLRGIDVGAENNTAMEPAFLMQQMEWRENIEDASAAKNVDALDALLAELREEEKVRFTKLAALLDSGSNQAAGEAVRQLMFIERVAAEIGTQIERLDV, from the coding sequence ATGGCCTCGCTGAACGACAGTCACTTCGAACTCTTCAATCTGCCCGAGCAATTCGCGCTCGATGCATCCGCGTTGGATCACGCGTATCGCACGGTGCAGGCGCAGGTGCATCCCGACCGTTTCGCCGCAGCGGGCGACGCGCAAAAGCGCATCGCGATGCAATGGGCAACGCGCACGAACGAGGCGTACCAGACGCTGCGCGATCCGTTGAAACGCGCACGCTACCTGCTGACGTTGCGCGGCATCGATGTCGGCGCGGAGAACAACACGGCGATGGAGCCCGCGTTCCTGATGCAGCAGATGGAATGGCGGGAGAACATCGAGGACGCGTCGGCGGCAAAGAATGTCGATGCGCTCGATGCGCTGCTCGCGGAACTGCGCGAAGAAGAAAAGGTGCGCTTCACGAAGCTGGCCGCGTTGCTCGACAGCGGCTCGAATCAGGCAGCGGGCGAGGCCGTGCGGCAACTGATGTTCATCGAGCGCGTGGCCGCGGAGATCGGCACGCAGATCGAGCGGCTCGACGTCTGA
- the iscA gene encoding iron-sulfur cluster assembly protein IscA, with protein MAITLTEKAAQHVQKYLIRRGKGVGLRLGVRTTGCSGLAYKLEYVDELAPEDEVFECKGVKIVVDPKSLAYIDGTELDFAREGLNEGFRFNNPNVKDECGCGESFRV; from the coding sequence ATGGCAATTACGTTGACCGAAAAGGCAGCACAACACGTGCAGAAATATCTGATCCGGCGCGGCAAGGGTGTCGGGTTGCGGCTCGGTGTGCGCACGACGGGTTGCTCGGGGCTCGCGTATAAGCTCGAGTATGTCGATGAACTCGCGCCCGAAGACGAAGTGTTCGAATGCAAGGGCGTGAAGATCGTGGTGGACCCGAAGAGCCTCGCTTATATCGACGGCACGGAACTCGACTTCGCACGCGAAGGGTTGAACGAAGGCTTCAGGTTCAACAACCCGAATGTGAAGGACGAGTGCGGCTGCGGCGAATCGTTCCGCGTGTAA
- a CDS encoding IclR family transcriptional regulator, with protein sequence MSDTNPDPKTSIQVIERMMRLLDALAAHSDPVSLKELAQRTELHPSTAHRILNDMVTCRLVDRSDPGTYRLGMRLLELGNLVKARLSVRDAALMPMRELHRLTGQTVNLSVRQGDEIVYIERAYSERSGMQVVRAIGGRAPLHLTSVGKLFLAADESTRVRAYATRTGLSGHTQNSITDLTKLERELSHVRQQACARDNEELELGVRCIAAGIYDDTGKLVAGLSLSAPADRLQDSWLGQLSKTALVISESLGYHPQVQHASASAHTV encoded by the coding sequence ATGAGCGATACGAACCCGGACCCCAAGACGTCGATTCAGGTAATCGAGCGCATGATGCGCCTGCTGGATGCCCTCGCCGCGCATAGCGACCCGGTCAGCCTGAAGGAACTCGCGCAACGCACCGAACTTCACCCGTCCACCGCCCATCGCATCCTGAACGACATGGTGACCTGCCGGCTGGTGGATCGCTCGGACCCGGGCACCTATCGTCTCGGCATGCGGCTGCTGGAACTGGGTAATCTCGTCAAGGCGCGCCTGTCGGTGCGCGACGCCGCGCTGATGCCAATGCGCGAACTGCACCGGCTGACGGGCCAGACCGTCAACCTGTCGGTGCGTCAGGGCGACGAGATCGTCTATATCGAGCGCGCCTATTCCGAACGCTCGGGCATGCAGGTGGTGCGCGCGATCGGCGGCCGCGCGCCGCTACATCTGACTTCCGTCGGCAAGCTGTTTCTCGCCGCCGACGAATCGACCCGCGTGCGGGCCTACGCGACCCGGACGGGCCTGTCGGGCCACACGCAGAACAGCATCACCGATCTCACCAAGCTGGAACGCGAACTGTCGCACGTGCGTCAGCAGGCATGCGCGCGCGACAACGAAGAACTGGAGCTGGGCGTACGCTGCATCGCAGCCGGCATTTATGACGATACGGGTAAGCTCGTCGCGGGCCTGTCGCTGTCCGCGCCGGCCGACCGTCTGCAGGACTCGTGGCTCGGCCAGTTGAGCAAGACTGCGCTGGTGATTTCCGAATCGCTCGGTTATCACCCGCAGGTCCAGCACGCGAGCGCTTCGGCACATACGGTGTGA
- the iscU gene encoding Fe-S cluster assembly scaffold IscU — translation MAYSDKVLDHYENPRNVGSFSKDDDAVGTGMVGAPACGDVMKLQIRVGADGVIEDAKFKTYGCGSAIASSSLVTEWVKGKTLDQALTIKNTQIAEELALPPVKIHCSILAEDAIKAAVADYKHRHGETADAAKAEQSA, via the coding sequence ATGGCATATAGCGACAAGGTTCTGGATCACTACGAAAACCCGCGCAACGTCGGTTCGTTCTCGAAGGACGACGACGCGGTTGGCACCGGCATGGTCGGCGCGCCCGCTTGCGGCGACGTGATGAAGCTGCAGATTCGCGTGGGCGCAGACGGTGTGATCGAAGACGCGAAGTTCAAGACGTACGGCTGCGGTTCGGCCATCGCGTCGAGCTCGCTCGTCACGGAATGGGTGAAGGGCAAGACGCTGGATCAGGCGCTCACGATCAAAAACACGCAGATCGCCGAAGAGCTGGCGCTGCCGCCCGTGAAGATCCACTGTTCGATCCTCGCGGAAGACGCGATCAAGGCAGCGGTCGCCGACTACAAGCATCGTCACGGCGAAACGGCTGACGCAGCGAAGGCCGAGCAATCGGCTTAA
- a CDS encoding glycine zipper 2TM domain-containing protein has translation MDNPNNSPRRLHPLIAVAAGAVIVASLVATAAVTGLFPKASSNGEQSDQVQSAAVAQQQQPVVDTAQPANLSAQQQAAAQQQQAEQQAAQQQAQPAQQAQAQQAQQLAAQQAPQAPAPAPQFAQQPQYAQQQPARPAYCSTCGTVEAISAVRQEGHGTGIGAVGGAVAGGVVGNQFGSGGGRTAMTLLGALGGGLAGNSVEKHLRSSTSYSVRVHMENGKTRYFTYHEAPPFQQGQRVRVENGTLVAG, from the coding sequence ATGGACAATCCGAACAATTCACCGCGCCGCCTTCATCCCCTCATTGCCGTGGCGGCAGGCGCCGTCATCGTCGCCAGTCTGGTCGCGACGGCGGCCGTGACGGGACTGTTCCCGAAGGCTTCGAGCAACGGCGAGCAAAGCGACCAGGTGCAGTCGGCGGCCGTCGCACAGCAACAGCAGCCCGTCGTCGATACCGCGCAACCGGCTAACCTGAGCGCGCAGCAGCAAGCAGCGGCGCAACAACAGCAGGCCGAACAGCAAGCGGCTCAGCAGCAGGCTCAACCGGCACAGCAGGCGCAGGCTCAGCAAGCACAGCAGTTGGCCGCGCAGCAGGCGCCGCAAGCACCCGCGCCGGCCCCGCAATTTGCGCAACAGCCGCAATACGCGCAGCAACAACCCGCGCGACCCGCCTACTGTTCGACGTGCGGCACGGTCGAAGCGATTTCGGCCGTGCGCCAGGAAGGCCACGGAACCGGGATTGGCGCCGTGGGCGGCGCGGTGGCGGGTGGTGTCGTCGGCAACCAGTTCGGCAGCGGCGGCGGCCGCACGGCGATGACGCTGCTCGGCGCGCTCGGCGGCGGCCTCGCGGGTAACTCGGTCGAAAAGCATCTGCGCAGCTCGACCAGTTACTCGGTGCGCGTGCATATGGAAAACGGCAAGACGCGCTACTTCACGTATCACGAAGCGCCGCCGTTCCAGCAAGGCCAGCGTGTGCGAGTGGAGAACGGGACGCTCGTCGCAGGCTGA